In Kytococcus sedentarius DSM 20547, the sequence GGCCCGGCGAGGACTCGACGTGCACCACCAGCCCAGCGTCACCGTCATCCACCACCTCTGTGACGCTCATCGCCGGCAGCCCCAGCCAGGTCTGGCAGGAGCCACACACGTCAGTAGGGCACAAAGAAGTAGGCTCAGGCACTCCTCGAGGTCCTTGGCGATCCGAGGGGGTAGAAGTCCTCAGATCATGCCCGGGACCTCGACCCCTACCCCCAAGCACCCACGCTCAACTCCGAAGAGCCACTTTTCCCAGTAGGCCTCGACCAGAGGGGAGCCCGTCCAGCCACCGCACGGGGAGTGGGTGCTCCCCTCGGCCCTCCGCCACGGGCGCCGTTCTCGAAACCGCCCACCAGGCTCAGCTGCGTGAAGGAGCGCTCCTCGCCGTCGACCTCCAGCGACCGGGAGTGCCTCGCCCCCGCCCCCAACGCGGCCACCCGGACTACCCCGACACGCCCACGTCCCCCGGCCCGCACAGCCAGTGCTCCATCAACTCCTCCCCCAGCCCCTCCGGGACCGGCCCCCAGAAGCCGAACACCTCCGCGTGCACCAGCCCCACCAGGCCGGCCCACCAGCCCATGGCCGCAGCCACCTGCTCCGATGACGCGGGCACGTCGAGCACCTCCGCAGCCTCGGCCGCGAACCCCGCCAAGGGGCCCGCCGCCTCGGCCCCGCGCCCGGCACCCGGGCGGCCGCTCCCCGCATCGACCACGGCCTGCAGCACCAGCGCCAGCACACGCGTCCCCGGCCCACCCGTGCGCTCCTGCGGCGCGGCGTACCCGGGCACCGGCGTGCCGTAGATCAGCCCCCACTCCTCCGGGTGCTCCACCGCCCACGCGCGCACGGCACGGGCGATCACGGCCAGCGCCTGGCGGGAGTCGGCGCGGCCCA encodes:
- a CDS encoding TetR/AcrR family transcriptional regulator; amino-acid sequence: MARRSRTEMEAAILCAGRRQLQQKGAAALSLREVAREVGVVSSAVYRYVSSRDELLTRLLVAAYDGLADAVDAALGRADSRQALAVIARAVRAWAVEHPEEWGLIYGTPVPGYAAPQERTGGPGTRVLALVLQAVVDAGSGRPGAGRGAEAAGPLAGFAAEAAEVLDVPASSEQVAAAMGWWAGLVGLVHAEVFGFWGPVPEGLGEELMEHWLCGPGDVGVSG